A window of Juglans regia cultivar Chandler chromosome 7, Walnut 2.0, whole genome shotgun sequence contains these coding sequences:
- the LOC108995002 gene encoding endo-1,3;1,4-beta-D-glucanase-like isoform X1 has protein sequence MSGPQCCSNPPTLDPSAGSGHVEQLGGLPTYVSGSSDSKLAIILLSDIFGHEAPKLRKLADKVAAAGFYVVVPDFLHGDPFSFKNADRPLPVWIKDHGTDKGFEEAKPVIEAVKSKGVSAVGAAGFCWGAKVVVQLAKYELIQAAVILHPYIVTVDDIKAVKVPIAVLGAEIDEMAPPELLKQFEQVLSTKPEVDSYFKIFPKVTHGWTTRYDDEDDGAVKSAEEAHQDLLQWFVKYVK, from the exons ATGTCAGGTCCCCAGTGCTGCTCCAACCCGCCAACACTCGATCCTAGCGCCGGCTCTGGCCATGTTGAACAGCTCGGTGGCTTACCTACCTACGTTTCTGGTTCCTCCGATTCCAAGCTTGCCATTATTCTCCTCTCCGATATATTTG GCCATGAAGCTCCAAAATTGAG GAAACTCGCAGACAAGGTTGCAGCAGCTGGATTTTATGTGGTGGTCCCTGATTTCCTACATGGAGATCCCTTTTCGTTCAAAAATGCTGATAGGCCTCTACCAGTTTGGATTAAGGATCATGGAACG GATAAGGGATTTGAGGAGGCAAAGCCAGTAATTGAAGCTGTAAAAAGTAAAGGTGTTTCTGCAGTTGGGGCTGCAGGTTTTTGCTGGGgtg CTAAGGTCGTGGTTCAACTTGCCAAGTATGAACTTATTCAAGCTGCTGTGATATTACATCCTTATATTGTCACTGTGGATGATATCAAGG CTGTTAAGGTTCCAATTGCTGTACTAGGAGCTGAGATTGACGAAATGGCTCCACCCGAACTCTTGAAACAGTTTGAACAGGTCTTAAGTACCAAACCTGAG GTGGATAGCTATTTTAAGATATTTCCGAAAGTCACACATGGTTGGACAACCAGGTACGATGATGAAGATGACGGCGCCGTGAAGTCTGCTGAGGAGGCCCATCAGGACCTGTTACAATGGTTTGTTAAGTATGTCAAGTGA
- the LOC108995002 gene encoding endo-1,3;1,4-beta-D-glucanase-like isoform X2, with protein sequence MSGPQCCSNPPTLDPSAGSGHVEQLGGLPTYVSGSSDSKLAIILLSDIFGHEAPKLRKLADKVAAAGFYVVVPDFLHGDPFSFKNADRPLPVWIKDHGTDKGFEEAKPVIEAVKSKGVSAVGAAGFCWGAKVVVQLAKYELIQAAVILHPYIVTVDDIKGAEIDEMAPPELLKQFEQVLSTKPEVDSYFKIFPKVTHGWTTRYDDEDDGAVKSAEEAHQDLLQWFVKYVK encoded by the exons ATGTCAGGTCCCCAGTGCTGCTCCAACCCGCCAACACTCGATCCTAGCGCCGGCTCTGGCCATGTTGAACAGCTCGGTGGCTTACCTACCTACGTTTCTGGTTCCTCCGATTCCAAGCTTGCCATTATTCTCCTCTCCGATATATTTG GCCATGAAGCTCCAAAATTGAG GAAACTCGCAGACAAGGTTGCAGCAGCTGGATTTTATGTGGTGGTCCCTGATTTCCTACATGGAGATCCCTTTTCGTTCAAAAATGCTGATAGGCCTCTACCAGTTTGGATTAAGGATCATGGAACG GATAAGGGATTTGAGGAGGCAAAGCCAGTAATTGAAGCTGTAAAAAGTAAAGGTGTTTCTGCAGTTGGGGCTGCAGGTTTTTGCTGGGgtg CTAAGGTCGTGGTTCAACTTGCCAAGTATGAACTTATTCAAGCTGCTGTGATATTACATCCTTATATTGTCACTGTGGATGATATCAAGG GAGCTGAGATTGACGAAATGGCTCCACCCGAACTCTTGAAACAGTTTGAACAGGTCTTAAGTACCAAACCTGAG GTGGATAGCTATTTTAAGATATTTCCGAAAGTCACACATGGTTGGACAACCAGGTACGATGATGAAGATGACGGCGCCGTGAAGTCTGCTGAGGAGGCCCATCAGGACCTGTTACAATGGTTTGTTAAGTATGTCAAGTGA